AAAGGTATCAGAAAACGTAACAATGTGAGAAAACATAAAGAAaagataaagaaagaaaaaacgaTCAGTGTTTTTAGTTAAAGAAAACAACGAACTTAACTcaagtattatatataaattgtatatataatatatatgtatatatatgtggaATGCATAAATGCGTACGGAATGTTTTGAGCGCAACAGCAGTAACGAAATATGCAAGCTAGAAGGGATGCAGTTAGCGCACTTCTTTCGTATTCACATTAaccaaaaactttttcattaacTTAACATGCTTCTTTTCAAAACAAAGTTATTTGCCAACTTTCCAAAGCtaaaatactatatgtatataagccaCTTCACATAATAACGCAACAACAAAAGATAGATAGATGAAggatgagcaaaaaaaaaaaaaatgtaatataaaacTAAACTGTTGCGCTGGgtaatggtggtgttggtggtatgATATTCGGTATTGCCACAACGCTTGCGCCAGCGCGACTGTATGTCAGCGGTGCAGCTTGAGTCCACTCGTTTGTCTCTGCATTGTATACTTCAACGGTTTTTAAATAATGATTGCCATCATAACCGCCAATTGCCATAAGGCGATCGCCTAGCAAAGCGCAGCCGATAGCATCGCGTCCGACGTTAAGCGAACAGATCTGCAAGTATAATACAGTGACAATCTTTacttcgcaaaaaaaaaatacttcaacgcTTACCAAAGTCCAAGAATCTGTTGCGGGGTCGTAGCGCTCCACTGTATCGGTGCGGCAAACAGAGGGATTGCTGGCCGGACAATCGTGGCCACCCAGCGCGTATAGGAATCCATTTGCCACAGCAACCTGCGAGAAAACTTGTAAACTTTGTCTTAACATACATTCAAGTGTTTGCACTTACGCCTACGCCACCGCGTCGTTTATTCATTGGCGCGCGCATGGTCCATTTATTGGTGTGTGGATCGTAACATTCGATCGAACGATGACACACCGAACCATCTCGACCGCCTACCACAAACAAGCGACCACCAAGCACTGCCACGCCAGCGGTCGAACGCATCGAGGACATCGAAGCCACGTAACTCCATGTACGTGTGCTTGGGTCCCAACTGTGGACAAAATTATaagatttatataataaaaaaaattgtttgctaatTTTTGCAGCACCTACCGTTCAACAGTGGACAAATAGCTCCAGCCATCATGACCACCGACCGCATAGAGTGGACCTTCCAATACCGCCACGCCCAAGCCATGGCGGTGCGTGCCCATCGGATTCAGCGCTGTCCACACCATCGTATTCAAGTCTAAACTCTCTACTGTATTGAGCGTTTTTAAGCCATCGCGACCGCCCACTATAACTAACTTATCATCCATCACAGCAACACCGAATTGTAAACGACGTGCGGACATATTCTTCCACACCGACCACTTGTCCGCATACGGACAGTAGCTTTCAATACTTATAGCGCcctgtaaaattattattttatttttaaatattattttgtgctTGCATATATTTTACGGGTACCTTGTGCGCATCCATGCCGCCCACCGCCAACAAACGACCTACCGTCGATTTACGCGGCTTTGTGCGCTCTGAAGCTATTAAAGCTAACAAATTGCGTCGTTCGGGCAATAAATGCCACTTAAGCGCTTCCATCACAAGCTGTTGACATTCATTGGAACTGCACAGCGTTTCCACATGATCCATAATAAATGAGGGTTTCAGCAGCGGCAAGCGTACTAACGCCAACAATTCAGGAATGTGCTTTTCACGGCTGGCGGGATCGTGTTGCACCCACATCTTGAGACTGTGCACTACGTCCTCCTCGGTGGGCACATTGAGATCATCACTAGAAATTAGCTTACCCAGCTGCTCGGAGTCGAGTTGCAGGAATTCTTGATTTTTGCAAAcctgtataaaaataaaaacaaaatttttattgaaggtAAAATGGATAAGAAAATCGGCGCATTTTACCTGCATGAAATGCTGGCATGTGTAGGATTTGGCCAGACGTAGTAGCGTTGTGCAGCTTTGTCGTTCCGCAAAGAAGGCAAAGCCCAGGCAGTTTGATGGGTGTAACTGGCGCGCAAGGAAGTTGCAACAGGCAGTGACTACAGAGTTCAACTGTAGCAGACAGGCAGTGGCTAGGAGCGTTTCTACAGTATCTTCGCGCAGCTCAATATAACCCGTATAACAGTATTGTATTAGTATTTGTAATGCATCGCCATGCACCTCGCCGAGGGTGACTTCCTGCTCTTTGGTCTCACGCAATGAACCGGTGAACATGGCGGCAAAGTAGGCGCTCGATGCTGACAATACTACACGATGGGCTGGCACTCTATGCCAATTTAGGGAAATAAAGaaggttttattttaatatatacacaGTTGGTGTTTAGATCTTATCCTTACATGGCAGCTATAAAAGCAGAACGATCAAAACAAagttattgcaagaaaaaaattttattagggaattttagcttcggtgcaatcgaagttaaaGTATTTGCttgttttagaaatatttctatattcatAGCACCTGACGAAATTCTTCGCGCTATAAACATATCGGCAACACGTCAACAacctaatttatatataattatataaacatattagcCCTAGTATATATTCCTATGAACTTTTGAGTCCCCATGCACTAATTAATGATTCATATAAACAAAGTCAACCAGGCATAACTTTCCAGGTGTATGCAATTTTGAATTGAAGAAGTTGATTACAGGGAAATTGCTAAACGTCAGCAATTTTTCGACTTTACTTGATATTCATATCTTCGtattagtttaaattttgtttatttattttattatcacaGTACTTTTTACGTTATCGCACCATTATTTTATCAATGTGGGGGAGAAACTTTAGTTTAGTCATAGtgctattaattttttgacGAGTTTAAGCATTACGATGTGTACATATTGGTTGGTATCATATGTGTTCATACcatatggtatatatacatataatatatgtatacttatgccTTTGTATTTACACAAGTTATCGGGTAATAGCAACAGttaattcaaaacaaaacagaaaccAAACGCTTGTCCGTTTCCGTACGACTCCTTCACCTTCATCCAACCAACGCACAGCTGTAGCgacattacacacacatatatttataacatacatatttataatttacaagAGTCGGCATCTATATATCACATAGAGTAGCAGCTCGCTGTCATTTCACATGGAACGGGTAGTAAAATGTGCAAAAGGGGAGACAAGTGTATAGCAATGCGGCTATGCAATTGTCGTACTAGCTAGCACTTCTTTGTTTGGTGCGGCTTTTCCTACAGCACAGCAGTTTGCAGACAAAGAACGAGGCGCACTACGATTAGTGTAAAAAAAACTGCACATACtcgcatatttatatgtatatatttaaacgGGAAGATGATAGACAAACAGCATTCGGCGCAAAGTGAATGTATACGGTTTACTGGCAATTTGTTTGTGACGCAGTATTCAGTACTCAACTCTTTATGCACATAAACATTCCCCCTCgactgttgcttttgtttgctGCATGCAAAATGCGACCTGACCTTAGCTGTCTATTTCGCGTGGCACTTTTTATAATATACAGACTCTTATAATTGAAATGTCTTTGTTTCTGGCGCCGGAAATGCACTTCATTGACAATGATCTGTAGTTTTATTTTAGagatacataagtaaatatgtatgtaagtacacacTTACCGCTTGCCGTCGATTCCAGCAATTAATACTACATCGCAGAGCTGATGACTGTCCAAGTATAACTGCAAGCGCTTTAATACACTTTCCGCATGGTCACGACAGCGGAAATATTCATCTTGACTTACGGCAGACGTAAGGCTGCCTAAACTATAGTCTCGGGTTAGGGAATCACCATCAGCCAGTAGAGATATGGGCGCAGATGAGGATGTCATGGAATCACGACTAGGGCTATCTTTATTAGTAGACATATTCACGACGCTGTAGAGCAAAACAATTGTATATCCGTATGTTTAATTGTAGTAAAATCGCAGTttctcaattaaattaaatgcaaaaattgtgCTTAAGAAGTTTTGCGTTTCTCGATTTAATAGTTGCTTTACGGGTTATGGTATTTtgcgtttttaattttattatgtactTTATTCCGGATTGCACTCCAGTAGGGTAAACAAAAAGAGCACCAACACTTTGAAACTGCAGCAGCGGAATGGCAACGAATCGTTTATTGCCAATTAAATGCACTTAACAAAGCGTTGGAGTTAATCAAATAAACGGTCCACCTCTTTGTTGCGCGTATTTATTTTGGACGTACGTTGCTTTTGAGGCAACTAAACCTATTGAAACTGCTACTCCTGCTTCCATAAATATGGACTAAAATCTTTTAATTGCATTTGTTGCAGGAAGAATGTAAGAAGATAAAAATGGCGTACGAAAACCAGCACAAAATACGATCAGGtgcaaaaataatgaattcGACGTTGCCAAACCATTACAAGCGTATAAATaagaaatgtttttataaatacagaatcattaaaaaagcttaaaatgaaGTGAACATTTTTAGAttgttttctgaattttaataTGCTGAAATtaacgtaaaataaaaaaaattttcttagaatagcgttgattaaaatcaaaactattttattgcaAAGATTGGGCAACTACTCTTCTAGTAAACACCcgaccaagaatgatagaatacttGCACCCGACGAAAATAAAAGTTCTCAAAGGGTGGTGCCACCATTGCGGAAAAACGAAGCACTTTGGCAACACATGTACTTCCGAGAAAAATACATATCCGGCGCAGCTAGtcttacaaaatatttctgaaaagttaaaactacaaaattgtaaaactaattttcaaaacaaaaaaaaaaaaaaatacaaaataaataccgTTGCCGAACCATATAATTCACTAAGTAATTCAATTgttgttaacatatttaataaaaaaaaatcacggtttttaaaaaataaataattattacgTTTGTAATGGATTGGTATTTCTTCTAAATGGATGATTTTGCTAGAATTCAAATAATTCATCTTCATTTCTGTCTATAGCAAAATGAATTAAGTAACGTTAATCCATAACACTATGGCATCTTGATTAACGTAACATAATCCAGCAATAAAGTTCAGTGGCTGACAATTTCCCAATCGGAGTGTTACCGGCTTGAATAACTTCACTAACTCTTACAATATAactagtttttatataaattatttaagcaTAGATTGTTCTATATACAACAAACGCCATACGAAACTTATTCAAAACGCataaacacatatttataaagATTAATTTTAGCTGAGCATATGCTCTGTTTCAGAATTTAATATGTGGATTTAATAAGCTGTGTTATATTTCTGAAATAACTTCATCTGGCAGTACTACAAACGAATACGACGAACGGACGAGGCTGGCCAGAAGCGCACTGtgcttataaaattttttcgcagctaaaaataaatagaaattcgAATATTCCTTCCCAGAGTTAGTGCAATTAGACAAGTGAGTGAAATCAAGTTTAAAGTGTTGAAATATTAACATTGAAGTGTATTTTAATAACTATTACTACTGGAGTAATCGATCGATGCAACGCCGTCAATTGTCGTCGGTAGAAAAAAGTCAAAGTCAAAAATGCTAGTAGGAGGCGTTGCGACCTCGTTTCCTAACGTGAGCCCAAATCCCATTACCTCCACCTTAAATGTCGTATTTCCAAGAGCACACATAACCAATCAAAccaagtaaataatttttttttggttagctGGATGTAGCCAACTATTGATACCATAGCAGCCAATCTTATTGACGCTAACAAAATCTCGTTAACACAACCACTGTCACAGGCATTGTCGTCGTCGTTGTCGCCACATTTCCACTTtccattttgaggaaaatattttactttgcgtaatatttatgtagtttattttatgtatgaGTCGCATTGCTGTTGGCTGACTGGTCGATTTGTTGGTTGGTGTATTCAGCgcttttaaaaatagaattttttaatgatgATTTGACTTTCGACGCtgttgtgtttgtgtttttcgAGACATTTTTTCTCGTGCGCGTTTTGTGCATTTATATCTTAAATAGAGGCGCATTTTCACGGCAATACACGAcgaaataatatatat
The DNA window shown above is from Bactrocera tryoni isolate S06 chromosome 4, CSIRO_BtryS06_freeze2, whole genome shotgun sequence and carries:
- the LOC120774521 gene encoding kelch-like protein 5 isoform X2 gives rise to the protein MFTGSLRETKEQEVTLGEVHGDALQILIQYCYTGYIELREDTVETLLATACLLQLNSVVTACCNFLARQLHPSNCLGFAFFAERQSCTTLLRLAKSYTCQHFMQVCKNQEFLQLDSEQLGKLISSDDLNVPTEEDVVHSLKMWVQHDPASREKHIPELLALVRLPLLKPSFIMDHVETLCSSNECQQLVMEALKWHLLPERRNLLALIASERTKPRKSTVGRLLAVGGMDAHKGAISIESYCPYADKWSVWKNMSARRLQFGVAVMDDKLVIVGGRDGLKTLNTVESLDLNTMVWTALNPMGTHRHGLGVAVLEGPLYAVGGHDGWSYLSTVERWDPSTRTWSYVASMSSMRSTAGVAVLGGRLFVVGGRDGSVCHRSIECYDPHTNKWTMRAPMNKRRGGVGVAVANGFLYALGGHDCPASNPSVCRTDTVERYDPATDSWTLICSLNVGRDAIGCALLGDRLMAIGGYDGNHYLKTVEVYNAETNEWTQAAPLTYSRAGASVVAIPNIIPPTPPLPSATKKWKPVRLNPMCYRRTVEFVDYYNL
- the LOC120774521 gene encoding kelch-like protein 5 isoform X1, whose translation is MSTNKDSPSRDSMTSSSAPISLLADGDSLTRDYSLGSLTSAVSQDEYFRCRDHAESVLKRLQLYLDSHQLCDVVLIAGIDGKRVPAHRVVLSASSAYFAAMFTGSLRETKEQEVTLGEVHGDALQILIQYCYTGYIELREDTVETLLATACLLQLNSVVTACCNFLARQLHPSNCLGFAFFAERQSCTTLLRLAKSYTCQHFMQVCKNQEFLQLDSEQLGKLISSDDLNVPTEEDVVHSLKMWVQHDPASREKHIPELLALVRLPLLKPSFIMDHVETLCSSNECQQLVMEALKWHLLPERRNLLALIASERTKPRKSTVGRLLAVGGMDAHKGAISIESYCPYADKWSVWKNMSARRLQFGVAVMDDKLVIVGGRDGLKTLNTVESLDLNTMVWTALNPMGTHRHGLGVAVLEGPLYAVGGHDGWSYLSTVERWDPSTRTWSYVASMSSMRSTAGVAVLGGRLFVVGGRDGSVCHRSIECYDPHTNKWTMRAPMNKRRGGVGVAVANGFLYALGGHDCPASNPSVCRTDTVERYDPATDSWTLICSLNVGRDAIGCALLGDRLMAIGGYDGNHYLKTVEVYNAETNEWTQAAPLTYSRAGASVVAIPNIIPPTPPLPSATKKWKPVRLNPMCYRRTVEFVDYYNL